Part of the Flavobacterium sp. KS-LB2 genome is shown below.
ATGGTTGTCACCATTTAATTTTTTTGCTTGAGCAGCACCAATTCCTACTGATAATCCTTGTCCAAGAGAACCGGATGCAATTCTTACTCCAGGTAAACCATCGTGCGTAGTTGGGTGTCCTTGTAATCTGGAATTGATCAAACGGAAAGTTGCTAATTCCGATACTGGGAAATAACCGCTTCTCGCTAAAACACTATAGAAAACAGGAGAAATATGTCCGTTCGAAAGGAAGAAAAGGTCTTCTCCAATGCCGTCCATTTCAAAACCTTCTTTGCGGTCCATTATATTTTGATATAATACGACAAGAAATTCAGCACAACCTAAAGAACCACCTGGGTGACCTGAGTTGACTGCGTGTACCATTCGAAGAATATCTCTTCTGACTTGGATTGTTAAATCGTTTAATTGTTGTGTGTTAGGCTTCATTTTGTGTGTAAAAGTTAAACTGTTGCAAATGTAATTTTTATTTAGGGTTACCGCAAAAGTTTTTAGGAATATTTAATTGATGATT
Proteins encoded:
- a CDS encoding transketolase translates to MKPNTQQLNDLTIQVRRDILRMVHAVNSGHPGGSLGCAEFLVVLYQNIMDRKEGFEMDGIGEDLFFLSNGHISPVFYSVLARSGYFPVSELATFRLINSRLQGHPTTHDGLPGVRIASGSLGQGLSVGIGAAQAKKLNGDNHIIYTLHGDGELQEGQNWEAIMYASAKKVDNLIATIDLNGKQIDGTTDEVLCMGSVRAKFEAFDWDVLEIEKGNDIEAIIAGMNDAKSRTGKGKPVCVLLHTEMGNGVDYMMYSHAWHGKAPNDAQLENALGQNYNTGGNSDY